One segment of Bacillus alkalisoli DNA contains the following:
- a CDS encoding DHH family phosphoesterase: protein MSYILFTHNDLDGVGCGILAKLAYKEQIEVRYNSVHSLNYQVKNFLEKNDTHTFMYITDLSVHEDNEKAITDWILHGGAGKLIDHHKSALHLNKHDWAAVTVSYEDGRLTSATSLLYDYLVDSDLLVKHESLDQFVELVRQYDTWEWDKNNNQKAKRLNDLFYLLSIDEFEERMVNRLENDMSQFDFDDFEKQILDMEENKMERYLKRKQKEIYQTMIDNHCVGIVHAENYISELGNLFGKKNTHLDYIAIVSVGNKRISLRTIHEHVDVSEVAAKYEGGGHAKASGCNLNEEAFPLFVVEPFKMEPIRMDADKNEFNVKKSPKGSLYDSKHYGTFFIYQNNSGNWQIENNEVLIEEDYESFEAAEQFMKRTYAAWLVPDKHYVHYLLENNQKYKQLVSSK from the coding sequence ATGAGTTACATATTATTTACACATAACGACTTGGATGGAGTTGGCTGTGGTATTTTAGCTAAACTTGCTTATAAGGAACAGATAGAAGTTCGTTACAACTCTGTACATAGCTTAAACTACCAAGTGAAAAACTTTTTAGAAAAAAATGATACACACACATTTATGTACATTACAGACTTGTCTGTTCATGAAGATAATGAAAAAGCAATCACAGACTGGATTTTACACGGTGGTGCTGGTAAGTTAATTGACCATCATAAGTCTGCACTACACCTAAACAAACATGATTGGGCAGCAGTAACAGTTTCTTATGAAGATGGCAGATTAACTAGTGCAACGTCATTGTTATATGATTATCTAGTTGATTCCGACCTACTAGTAAAACATGAGTCTCTAGATCAATTTGTAGAGCTAGTAAGACAATACGATACTTGGGAATGGGATAAAAACAACAATCAAAAGGCGAAACGGCTAAACGATTTATTTTACCTTTTATCTATTGATGAATTTGAGGAAAGAATGGTTAATCGTTTAGAAAATGACATGTCTCAGTTTGATTTTGATGATTTTGAAAAACAAATTTTAGACATGGAAGAAAACAAAATGGAGCGTTACTTGAAAAGAAAACAGAAAGAAATTTATCAAACAATGATAGATAATCATTGTGTTGGTATTGTTCATGCTGAAAATTATATATCTGAGCTCGGTAACCTGTTCGGAAAAAAGAACACTCACTTAGATTACATCGCTATTGTAAGCGTCGGGAACAAAAGAATTAGCTTAAGAACCATACACGAACATGTTGATGTATCGGAGGTAGCCGCTAAGTATGAAGGAGGAGGCCATGCAAAAGCTTCTGGTTGTAATTTAAATGAAGAAGCGTTTCCGCTATTTGTAGTAGAGCCTTTTAAAATGGAACCAATTCGCATGGATGCCGACAAGAACGAGTTTAATGTTAAAAAGTCACCTAAAGGCTCTCTATATGATTCGAAACATTATGGAACATTCTTCATTTATCAAAACAATAGTGGAAATTGGCAAATAGAGAACAATGAAGTACTAATCGAAGAAGATTACGAGTCATTTGAGGCAGCAGAACAGTTTATGAAGCGTACGTATGCAGCTTGGTTAGTTCCTGATAAACATTATGTGCACTATTTATTAGAAAATAATCAAAAGTATAAGCAACTAGTATCAAGTAAGTAA
- a CDS encoding YqeG family HAD IIIA-type phosphatase produces MINIQYFKPDFELHHFFDITAEWLQTNKIKTIFSDLDSTLAIHDQPGGEDLKVWIEMLKSQNVQLVIASNNSQGRVERFCKPFDIIGFGKCAKPLPNVLLKHMKEIGATSNTSIFLGDQLFTDIWCGKLLDMRTVLVKPIGMEHEPIQIVLKRKLEAVVRKRW; encoded by the coding sequence GTGATTAACATACAATATTTTAAACCTGATTTTGAGCTTCACCATTTTTTCGATATAACAGCAGAGTGGCTGCAAACGAATAAAATTAAGACGATTTTTTCTGATTTAGATAGTACGCTTGCTATTCATGATCAACCTGGTGGTGAAGATTTAAAAGTGTGGATTGAGATGTTAAAATCCCAAAATGTACAACTGGTGATTGCTTCTAATAACAGTCAAGGCCGTGTGGAGCGTTTTTGTAAACCGTTTGATATTATTGGTTTTGGTAAATGTGCTAAACCGTTACCGAACGTTTTGCTTAAACATATGAAAGAGATTGGTGCAACGTCGAACACTTCTATTTTCCTTGGTGATCAGTTGTTTACAGATATTTGGTGTGGAAAATTACTTGATATGAGAACCGTGCTTGTAAAACCGATAGGAATGGAACATGAGCCTATCCAGATTGTATTAAAACGGAAGCTAGAAGCGGTTGTTAGGAAGCGATGGTGA
- the msrA gene encoding peptide-methionine (S)-S-oxide reductase MsrA has translation MEQKLEKATFAGGCFWCMVKPFDEMPGIIKVISGYTGGHLENPTYEQIKKGDTGHYEAVQITFNPELFPYEKLLDLYWPQIDPTDAGGQFFDRGSQYRTAIFYHNDLQKQYAEISKQLLINSGRFSKQIVTEILPATTFYEAEDYHQHFYKKNPEKYKQERVESGRDAYIKETWGSDYSK, from the coding sequence ATGGAACAAAAATTAGAAAAAGCTACTTTTGCTGGTGGATGTTTTTGGTGTATGGTAAAACCATTTGATGAAATGCCTGGAATTATAAAAGTTATTTCAGGGTACACAGGTGGACACCTTGAAAATCCAACATATGAACAAATAAAAAAAGGCGACACAGGACATTACGAAGCCGTTCAAATAACATTTAACCCTGAGCTTTTCCCGTATGAGAAATTACTTGACTTATACTGGCCACAAATTGATCCAACGGACGCTGGAGGGCAATTTTTTGACAGAGGAAGTCAGTACCGTACCGCTATTTTTTATCATAACGATTTACAAAAACAATATGCAGAAATTTCAAAGCAACTGTTAATAAACAGCGGCCGTTTTAGTAAACAGATTGTGACGGAAATTTTACCGGCAACTACATTTTATGAAGCAGAAGATTATCACCAACATTTCTACAAAAAAAATCCTGAAAAATATAAGCAAGAGAGAGTAGAGTCTGGAAGAGATGCTTACATAAAAGAAACATGGGGATCTGACTATTCAAAATAA
- a CDS encoding phospholipase D-like domain-containing protein, protein MRQISKRAFITILLLIILVVTGVYHSYKPLPDGISFEGEEQKVEDISFIYDLTYEIDGEKEQEQNIFPRIYEIIEEAEDFIIVDFFLFNAHSRNNNDDAIIKNIVERLIQKKRAEPNMPIVFITDKVNSSYQSHKVVELETLKSEGIEVVETKLRPLRDSNPIYSSVWRVFFQWFGQEGKGWVRNPLNEEGPDVTVRSYLSLLNIKANHRKLVATEKSAIISSANPHEGSANHSNIAIELKGPIIEDVVQSELATMNMSNKPFKFEKKPNLSNEYLDDVTAQLLTEGKILKHVVKEIKETSSGEEIWLGMFYLSERTIINELKNAAERGVTVRIILDPNENAFGQEKIGLPNRPVANELTENTSENLEVRWYNTLKEQYHPKTLFIKKQTKSVLISGSANYTKRNLDDLNLETNVKINAPNSSDIIMEVDDYFNRLWKNEETIFTLPYEEYADDRPLLMRTLYHLQKFFRFTTY, encoded by the coding sequence TTGAGACAGATTTCAAAGAGAGCTTTCATAACCATTCTTTTATTAATTATTTTAGTAGTAACAGGCGTCTACCATAGTTATAAACCATTACCCGATGGTATTTCTTTTGAAGGGGAAGAACAGAAAGTAGAAGATATTTCTTTCATATATGACTTAACTTACGAAATAGACGGAGAAAAGGAACAGGAGCAAAACATCTTCCCTCGTATTTACGAAATAATAGAGGAAGCGGAGGATTTTATTATTGTAGACTTCTTCTTATTTAATGCACATTCAAGGAACAACAATGACGATGCGATAATAAAAAATATAGTCGAAAGGCTAATTCAGAAAAAACGAGCAGAACCAAACATGCCAATAGTCTTTATAACAGATAAAGTGAACTCAAGTTATCAATCCCATAAAGTTGTTGAGCTAGAAACATTAAAAAGTGAAGGAATTGAAGTTGTAGAGACAAAACTACGGCCGTTACGTGATTCTAATCCAATATACTCTAGTGTTTGGAGAGTGTTTTTTCAATGGTTTGGACAAGAAGGGAAAGGGTGGGTAAGAAATCCACTAAATGAAGAAGGCCCAGATGTAACTGTTAGATCCTATTTATCTTTACTAAATATAAAAGCAAATCACCGAAAGCTAGTAGCAACAGAAAAATCAGCGATTATTTCATCCGCAAATCCTCATGAAGGAAGTGCAAACCATTCTAATATTGCTATTGAGTTAAAAGGTCCTATTATTGAAGATGTAGTTCAATCCGAATTGGCTACAATGAACATGTCAAATAAACCTTTTAAATTTGAAAAGAAACCGAACCTTTCCAATGAATATTTAGATGATGTAACCGCCCAACTACTAACAGAAGGCAAAATATTAAAACATGTAGTAAAAGAGATAAAGGAAACCTCTTCAGGAGAAGAGATATGGTTAGGGATGTTTTATTTATCTGAACGAACGATAATAAATGAACTGAAAAATGCAGCAGAAAGAGGAGTTACAGTTAGAATCATACTTGACCCAAACGAAAATGCATTTGGTCAAGAGAAGATTGGCCTGCCAAACAGACCTGTTGCTAATGAACTAACAGAAAACACAAGTGAAAACCTAGAAGTTCGCTGGTACAATACACTAAAAGAACAATATCATCCAAAGACACTTTTTATCAAAAAACAAACCAAATCCGTTCTTATTAGTGGTTCAGCCAATTACACAAAGAGAAATTTAGATGACTTAAACTTAGAAACAAATGTAAAAATAAATGCACCAAATAGTTCAGATATAATCATGGAAGTAGACGATTATTTCAACCGATTATGGAAAAACGAAGAAACCATCTTTACCTTACCTTACGAAGAATACGCAGACGACCGCCCACTACTAATGAGAACACTCTACCACTTACAAAAGTTCTTTCGATTTACAACGTATTAA